In a genomic window of Flavobacterium crassostreae:
- a CDS encoding glutaminyl-peptide cyclotransferase: MKKHNALYIILLSSILSSCGDTKKTENSLFSFDTSQFKTHYLSQDTLNLSILNPSSKPIDSVCYYINDQRAGTNKTTAPFTFSLKDQKLGYQNLKALVYYGGKNAQATARVELVSAVQTSLLQYKIVATHPHDSLSFTEGLEFYKDTLYESTGQKGNSYFRKYDYKTGRIFKQVDLESNYFGEGITFINNKLYQLTWQEKTGFIYHANTLKLEKTFAYTKEIEGWGMTNDGKNIYQSDGTEKIWTVNPDNQQMLDYINVYSGNTKIKAINELEYIDGKIYANVWQKDAIAVINPKNGTVESIIDLSGLRKLVTNSAAEVLNGIAYNPKTKTIFVTGKNWNKMFEITVSEK, encoded by the coding sequence ATGAAAAAACATAATGCCCTATATATCATTTTATTAAGCAGCATCCTTAGTAGTTGCGGCGACACAAAAAAAACAGAAAATTCTTTATTTAGCTTTGATACTTCCCAATTTAAGACACACTACCTCTCTCAAGATACGCTTAATTTGAGTATTTTGAACCCCAGTTCCAAACCCATTGATAGCGTGTGTTACTACATCAATGATCAAAGAGCAGGAACCAATAAAACAACCGCTCCATTTACGTTTTCTCTAAAAGATCAAAAATTAGGATACCAAAACCTAAAAGCATTGGTTTATTACGGAGGTAAAAATGCCCAGGCAACTGCAAGAGTTGAGTTGGTCTCTGCGGTGCAGACTAGTTTATTACAATACAAAATTGTTGCTACCCATCCGCATGACAGCCTATCCTTTACGGAAGGATTGGAGTTTTACAAAGATACCCTGTATGAAAGCACTGGACAAAAAGGCAACTCTTACTTCCGTAAATACGATTACAAAACGGGCAGGATTTTTAAACAAGTAGATCTGGAATCCAACTATTTTGGAGAAGGAATTACCTTTATAAACAATAAATTATACCAATTGACTTGGCAAGAAAAAACAGGATTTATATACCATGCAAATACCCTAAAACTAGAAAAAACTTTTGCCTACACCAAAGAAATTGAAGGATGGGGAATGACCAATGACGGCAAAAACATCTACCAATCGGATGGCACCGAAAAAATATGGACCGTAAACCCCGATAACCAACAAATGTTAGACTATATTAATGTTTATTCTGGAAACACCAAAATAAAAGCAATTAATGAGTTAGAATACATTGATGGCAAAATTTACGCCAATGTTTGGCAAAAAGACGCCATTGCGGTTATCAATCCCAAAAACGGAACCGTTGAAAGCATTATTGACTTATCTGGCTTACGGAAATTAGTCACCAACAGTGCTGCCGAGGTTCTAAACGGAATTGCCTACAATCCAAAAACAAAAACCATTTTTGTAACCGGCAAAAATTGGAATAAAATGTTTGAAATAACCGTTTCAGAAAAATAA